The nucleotide sequence AAAGCGGGCCATTCTCGGCGCTGTTTTTCTACTTGCTGTTGCTCTTGTTGCTGCATGGCTTGTTGACGGGTTTAGCGTTCTTCTTGGATTACTATCGTGTGCCGGTGTTGCTCACAGTGATCGTTCTTTCTGTCTTCTCCTCATCCGTGTTCGACACGGAGCACGTTTACGAACTCAAGCCGGCGTACAACGAGCGCATCGCCGACAAATCGCCCCCTCCACTTCCCGATCTGGAACTGACGACGCTCTTCGACGATTGGCATCCCCCGCGGCGGACGCTCGTCGTCGTGAGCGCGGCCGGCGGCGGCATTCAAGCCGCCGCCTGGACGACGCAAGTGCTCGCCGGCCTCGATGAGCTTTATGGTCCCGAATTCACCCGCTCGATCGGCATGGTGAGCGGTGTATCGGGGGGAAGCGTCGGCACGATGTATTACATGGCGAGCGGCGATTGGACGGCCACCGGCGCCCCGTTCACGCGCGATTCGCGCCGCCGCATGATCGAATCCGCCGAGGCCTCGAGCCTGGAGGCGACCGGTTGGGGGATCGTCTATCCCGATTTCATGCGCTCGTTCGTCCCCTGGCTCGTCCCGCGGAACGTCGATCGCGGCTGGGCCATCGAGCAATCGTGGCTGGGCAGGATGGGAGTCGATCATCGCTTGCGCGATTGGATCCCGGCGATTCGCAATCATCAGATGCCGATTCCGGTGTTCAACGCGGTGCTCGCCGAGACAGGTCAGCGGCTCATCATTTCTCCCGTGCTCAAGAAGAAGCAAGACACTTGGAGCGCCTCGGACCCGTGCGAGTTCTTCAATCTTTATCCGGGCGATGAATCCAACCTGCGGGCGACGACCGCGGCGCGGCTCTCGGCCACCTTTCCTTATGTAAGCCCCATCAGCCGCGGCGATGGCGGCGACGCGGGCGACGGAACCTTGAAGGACTATCACGTTGCCGACGGTGGCTACGCGGAGAACGAAGGGATCCTCACCGTTCTCGATTGGATGAATCAGCTCGTAAAGCACTACGACGATCCGGACAAACGGCCGTTCGATCGGATACTCGTGATTCGAATTCAGCCGTTCAGCGTTCAATCGCGCCCGGCGCCGGCCGACCCGAATAAGGGCTGGACCTACGACGTGCTCGGGCCGCTCGACACGCTGCAAAACGTCCGCAGCGCTTCGCAAGCCGAGCGCAACGACTTCGACCTCAACCTCTTGGCGAAGTCCAAGGATTCTTGCCCGACCGAGTCGGATAACCCCAATCAGATCGAGATTATCTGGACGAAATTCATGTTCCACCCCGAGCCGGGATACATCACGCCCTTCTCTTGGCACCTGACGACGAGCCAGAAGAACGAAATCCACGAGGCGTGGCGCGACGTCGTACAAGATTGGAAGCGCGCGAACCGCCCGCGAAAATCGGAACTCGCTACAATTCGGAACCATCGAACCGAAGACTCACCGCTGGCGACGGTCGATCTGTACTTTCCTCACGCGATCCGCCGCGGCGGACCGCCGGCGACTGCGCAGCCCAGCGCCGCAGCAGCGCGCGAGTGAATGGCGCAGCGGCGCGCATCGAGGGCCGCTCGAGCGCGCCAAATTCCGAGTTGTCAATGAGCAAGCCGCCGCGGCAAACACTGCGGCCAACCGAGGATTCTTCCTCCCCGGCGAATCGGCATTATATACTAATGTTCAGTATTCCGCAAACTCCAGGTTTGGCCAGGCGACCTCCGCGGACGCTCCCCGATTTCCTTGACGGGTGATAGACGAGTGCCACTGCTTGACGGCTGCCATGGCTTGAGGGAATTCCGCACTGGATGGCGGCAGCCGTCAAGCAGTGCCACGCTCTGCGACGGCTCCTAACGCAATTCTCATCCGCCAATACTTGACAAGGGGGGGACGCGCCCTGGTACGTTAGCGGCATTCAGCTTCCCCACGTTCGGGAAAAAGTATTGCACGACGGTCCGGAGGTGACGCATGGGCGGTTTCTGGCGTCGTTGGCTCATCTCGCTTCTCGAATTCCAAAGGGAACGCTCGCGGCGGCGTTCCGGCACAAGACCGCGAACGTCCCGCTCCGGCCGCCCGCTCCGTCGGCTGGCTGGCTTCGAATTCCTCGAGCCGCGGTTGGATGTCTGCTCGATCGTCTGGGATTCCATCGACCATGCTCTGCTTCTCTCGGGCGACAGCCAGTACGATACGGTCGTGATTGGCGAAAAGAACGGGTATCTGCAGGTCAACGGCAATTACGTCGCTCGCCCAGGCACCGGGAGCGTTTTGGCATCGGATGTCCAATTCATCGCGATCGACGTGGGCGGCGGTTTGAGTTCGATCGACGTGAGCGGAGTGGATAGCAAGTTCACATCGCTCAATACGATTCAGTTGGGCTTGGGCGACGGCGCCAATTCGATCAATCTTTGGCAGGGCGCGGACGCCATCGTTACCACCAGTTCCGGCGCGACGATCTCCGTGAGCGGCGCAGGGATCACGTATAGTGTCGGCTCCGGTTCCATCGCCCTGGGCACGTCCAGCGGCGACTACGACAGCGCTACTGTCGACGGCGGCTCGGGCGACGTCAGCATTTCGGCCGCCTGGGGAAGCTACACGCTCAATGGCGGCTCCGGCACGAACACAATCTACGACGGTGGCGGTTCCAACACGCTCAACGGCGGCCCAGGCACGAACGTCATTTACGACAACGGTGGCTACAATACGATCAATGGAACGTCGGGGACCGATATTCTCTACGGCGCGGGATCGGGATATGGGGCGGGTGGCGGGACGAGCGGCTCGGGTGGCAGCGTCAGCGGCGGTTACGACACGATCAACGGCGGCTCGGGGAACGAAACGCTCTATGGCAGCAGCGGCACGAACATCCTGAACAGTAACGGCGGAAACAATACTCTCTATGGCGGCAGCGGCACGAACGACTTGACCAGCCAGGGGGGAGCCAACACTTTCTATGGCGGCTCCGGTCCCAACACTCTTAACGGCGCCGGCGGCGGCTACAACATCCTCTACGGCGCCGCCGGCACCGGGTCAGGGGCACCCGCCAATACAAACACGCTCATCGGTGGCCCGGGAACCGACATTCTCAACGGGGCCGCCGCCGATCAGAACGAGCTTGACGGGGGCACCGGCACCGAAACGCTCAATGGCGGTTCGGGCACGAACGTCTTGAATGACGGCGGCGGAACGAACGTTTTGAATGACGCCGGGGGGACCAACACGCTCAATGCCAGCACCGGAACGAACACGCTCGTCGGTCGCGGCGGCGGCCACAACACATTGAACGTCGCCTCCGGGCTCAGCATCACCGGGTCCGGCAGCGGATACAACCTCTCCAATGGCGGATCGGGCGCCGAGACCCTGACTGCCAACTCCGACCCTTCGGGCACAATCGCCTGGAACCTCGATAGCCACAACACCTATCAAGGTTATGCCGGCCCATTAACGACCGGCAACGCCGGCCAGTTGAGCCTCGTCAAGGCGGGCACCGGCAGCCAAACGCTCAGCGGCCAGAACATTTACTCCGGCTCGACGACGATCGGCGCCGGCACGCTGGTTCTCGATTCGACCGCATCACTCGGCAATACGGCCATTGAAGTAATGGGCGGCGCGACGCTTGCCGCGCACCCCAGCGCGGCCAACCCGCTCACCGCCGGCGTCACCGGCTCGACCTCCGCCGGCGCGACGCTCGCCCTCGACTCCAGCTCGACTTTCAGCATGACAGACGGCGCGACCGGAACCTTCAATCTTACTCAGCAATCCGGGTTCAGCGATGCCTCGCTCTCCGTCAATAGCGCCGCGCTCA is from Pirellulales bacterium and encodes:
- a CDS encoding autotransporter-associated beta strand repeat-containing protein, with translation MGGFWRRWLISLLEFQRERSRRRSGTRPRTSRSGRPLRRLAGFEFLEPRLDVCSIVWDSIDHALLLSGDSQYDTVVIGEKNGYLQVNGNYVARPGTGSVLASDVQFIAIDVGGGLSSIDVSGVDSKFTSLNTIQLGLGDGANSINLWQGADAIVTTSSGATISVSGAGITYSVGSGSIALGTSSGDYDSATVDGGSGDVSISAAWGSYTLNGGSGTNTIYDGGGSNTLNGGPGTNVIYDNGGYNTINGTSGTDILYGAGSGYGAGGGTSGSGGSVSGGYDTINGGSGNETLYGSSGTNILNSNGGNNTLYGGSGTNDLTSQGGANTFYGGSGPNTLNGAGGGYNILYGAAGTGSGAPANTNTLIGGPGTDILNGAAADQNELDGGTGTETLNGGSGTNVLNDGGGTNVLNDAGGTNTLNASTGTNTLVGRGGGHNTLNVASGLSITGSGSGYNLSNGGSGAETLTANSDPSGTIAWNLDSHNTYQGYAGPLTTGNAGQLSLVKAGTGSQTLSGQNIYSGSTTIGAGTLVLDSTASLGNTAIEVMGGATLAAHPSAANPLTAGVTGSTSAGATLALDSSSTFSMTDGATGTFNLTQQSGFSDASLSVNSAALNFNLSSTGSDQLADAGSAAVSGTNTINITGLGSSLSSGCTYTLVSATSGLSGNFVFANGTPIQNLTVGGHTYTLALRNTDTAETVTVGSTDYWVGTSTANTWDTSAANWSATSGGSVHTTFHNGDVVVFDDAAAASNVTLPAGVSPSAIIFNNSSNHPYTINGSASIGIGGAGTWLSVGGGGSVTLVGANTFSGLTTLSAHSTLQLGNSSGNGAVGGDILDNAGLIFANPAPQPYAGAISGVGSVNVTGAGTLTLSGASTYSGATTVGSTSTLAAGAADAFSPNSTYAVSGKLDLAGNDQAIVSLTGNGTVTNSAPSTATLTASGDSAGTTFSGVMQDGTSGGGALALTMLGPGTETLSGANTFTGAATISGGTLQIANNLALQDAAVEIDSPGAISFASAVTAPVFASLSGNANIALATANSAAVNLTVGNDNADTTYSGVLSGPGGLTKTGADTLTLTGGVSTYTGATHVAGGAIRLSDNNHQILTTRSPPARPAR